One part of the Glycine soja cultivar W05 chromosome 11, ASM419377v2, whole genome shotgun sequence genome encodes these proteins:
- the LOC114377028 gene encoding uncharacterized protein LOC114377028 isoform X6 has protein sequence MILVNGVNIEKRMKTQKTKSKSTDGRKQLSSVRVIQRNLVYIVGLPLNLADEDLLQRREYFSQYGKVLKVSMSRTAAGVIQQFPNDTCSVYITYSKEEEAIRCIQNVHGFVLEGRPLRACFGTTKYCHAWLRNVPCSNPDCLYLHEIGSQEDSFTKDEIISAYTRSRVQQITGATNNMQRRSGNVLPPPLDDNMNSSSAKPIVKNSSSQNSVSTVRGSPPNGIYGKNMALPTSAAWGTQVTNCQPPAGGLSYPNGPSKPKPDTGSSTLVFSAAVTGSIQASDVTKRPPSSNGSHSMTPRVKSELLKPVKQYNNSVDSLVSEGEKTLASDVSPMLVNLNRQLSPLPLSRDSDGNCTTANTINSTNMIGQSCNFGLEEAMTATNEEIQNLSNELSSINIDRNAEHCGITKPNNSPPTDHALIKSPQIQGSQYNVDRFRDEITTDVAGKATSDFLVCNSTEQCDWKLDSQSLVVSDTAEIDDDVTSFDNQRLKDPEVVCRSYFPKSTRFLQASNHSSPCLLQHGEPCTAINAGSVSADDRVRDESMLHASNILCNGHPEKLVSSSSYGLLHDERNGHIIQRLVGEAVNSGHDIARDKGESSIISNILSMDFDTWDDSLTSPHNLAKLLGDNTDNQPGPLNKSSSWKGHSNNQSRFSFARQEESKIQMFDPHASYGVSHQRPNRTVFLNCAERDLYMDKLGIANGFSTSNFEEAENMVSGHSIASSNKFSAISRAQVSAPPGFSIPSRLPPPGFSSHERVEQAFDSISGNSLLDHSSLLRNSYQTPSAGNLGSAGDIEFMDPAIMAVGKGRLQGALNSPALDIRSNFMPQLNYFENDARLQLLMQRSLVPQQNLRFSEIGNTFSQLGDSYAVSSRLDQSQVSNLGPFQQLSLQQSTNAVLSNGQWDGWNEVQSGNGLGVAELLRNERLGFNKFYSGYDDSKFRMPNSGDLYNRTFGM, from the exons ATGAT ATTGGTGAATGGAGTTAATATTGAGAAAAGGATGAAGACTCAGAAAACGAAGTCTAAATCAACTGATGGGCGTAAGCAGCTCAGCAGTGTGCGAGTGATTCAGAGGAACCTTGTTTACATAGTTGGGTTGCCTCTCAATCTTGCAGATGAAGAT CTTCTTCAGCGAAGAGAGTATTTTAGTCAGTATGGGAAGGTCTTAAAAGTGTCAATGTCTCGAACAGCAGCTGGTGTCATTCAACAGTTTCCGAATGATACCTGCAGTGT ATATATAACTTATTCAAAGGAAGAGGAAGCAATTCGTTGTATTCAAAATGTACATGGTTTTGTTTTGGAGGGTAGACCTTTAAG GGCTTGTTTTGGAACCACAAAATATTGTCATGCATGGCTCCGGAATGTG CCTTGCAGCAATCCGGATTGTCTGTATTTGCATGAGATTGGCTCTCAAGAAGATAGTTTTACCAAGGATGAAATAATTTCAGCATACACTAG AAGTCGAGTTCAACAAATCACTGGTGCCACAAACAATATGCAACGGCGGTCAGGGAATGTATTACCTCCTCCACTGGATGACAATATGAATAGTTCATCTGCAAAGCCTATTGTTAAAAATTCTTCAAGT CAGAACTCTGTTAGCACTGTAAGAGGTTCACCTCCAAATGGAATATATGGGAAAAATATGGCCCTTCCTACTAGTGCTGCATG GGGTACTCAGGTCACAAATTGTCAGCCCCCTGCTGGAGGTCTATCATATCCAAATGGGCCATCCAAGCCAAAACCTGATACAGGCAGCAGCACACTGGTATTTTCTGCAGCTGTTACAGGCTCAATTCAGGCTTCTGATGTTACAAAGAGGCCACCATCGAGTAATGGGAGTCATAGTATGACACCTAGAGTGAAAAGTGAATTGTTGAAACCTGTCAAACAATATAACAATAGTGTGGACAGTCTGGTTAGTGAAGGAGAAAAAACTTTAGCTTCTGATGTTTCTCCTATGCTTGTGAATTTGAACAGGCAGTTGTCTCCTCTACCGTTGTCCCGAGATAGTGATGGAAATTGTACTACAGCAAACACAATAAATTCTACTAACATGATTGGACAGTCTTGTAACTTTGGTCTTGAGGAAGCAATGACTGCTACCAATGAAGAGATTCAGAATTTGTCCAACGAGTTGTCCTCAATTAACATTGATAGAAATGCCGAACATTGCGGTATAACCAAACCTAATAATAGCCCACCTACTGATCATGCATTGATTaaatctcctcaaattcaagGATCACAGTATAATGTTGACAGATTTAGAGATGAAATAACTACAGATGTGGCTGGTAAAGCTACCTCAGATTTTTTGGTTTGTAATTCTACTGAACAGTGTGATTGGAAATTGGATTCTCAATCTCTAGTAGTATCAGATACTGCTGAAATTGATGATGATGTGACATCTTTTGATAATCAAAGACTCAAGGATCCAGAAGTTGTTTGTCGTTCTTATTTTCCAAAGTCAACCAGATTCCTGCAAGCATCAAACCATTCTAGCCCTTGTCTTCTGCAGCATGGTGAACCTTGTACTGCCATAAATGCAGGTTCTGTATCTGCTGATGATAGAGTTCGAGATGAATCTATGTTACATGCATCCAATATATTATGTAATGGTCACCCTGAAAAATTGGTCAGCAGCAGCTCCTATGGTCTGCTTCATGATGAAAGAAATGGGCATATCATTCAAAGATTAGTTGGTGAAGCAGTTAATTCTGGACATGATATTGCTAGGGATAAAGGTGAAAGTAgtataatttctaatatattgTCCATGGACTTTGATACCTGGGATGACTCACTAACATCACCTCATAATTTAGCGAAGTTGTTGGGTGACAATACTGATAACCAGCCTGGTCCTTTAAACAAATCTAGTTCTTGGAAAGGTCACAGTAACAATCAATCAAGGTTTTCTTTTGCAAGGCAGGAGGAATCCAAAATCCAAATGTTTGATCCACATGCATCTTATGGTGTCAGCCATCAACGGCCAAACCGTACAGTCTTCCTGAATTGTGCAGAAAGAGACTTGTATATGGATAAGTTGGGCATTGCAAATGGATTTTCTACCAGTAACTTTGAGGAAGCTGAAAATATGGTCAGTGGTCATTCCATTGCATCTTCTAATAAGTTTTCTG CCATCTCAAGAGCACAAGTTTCAGCCCCGCCAGGATTTTCCATTCCAAGCAGGTTGCCACCACCTGGTTTTTCTTCCCATGAGAGAGTGGAGCAGGCTTTTGATTCCATTTCTG GGAATTCTTTGCTTGACCATTCTtccctcttgagaaattcatatCAGACACCTTCAGCTGGAAACCTTGGTAGTGCAGGGGACATTGAATTTATGGACCCTGCTATTATGGCAGTTGGCAAAGGGAGACTTCAAGGTGCACTGAACAGTCCGGCACTGGACATTCGATCTAATTTCATGCCACAATTAAATTACTTTGAAAATGATGCTAGACTACAATTATTGATGCAAAGATCTCTTGTACCACAGCAAAACCTTAGATTTTCTGAAATTGGGAATACTTTTTCTCAACTTGGTGATTCCTATGCTGTTTCTTCGAGGTTAGACCAATCACAAGTCAGTAATCTAGGCCCATTCCAACAGCTGTCTCTGCAGCAGTCTACAAATGCCGTCTTGTCTAATGGGCAATGGGATGGGTGGAATGAGGTGCAGAGTGGAAATGGTTTGGGTGTGGCTGAGCTTTTGAGAAATGAAAGACTtggattcaataaattttactcAGGATATGATGATTCAAAATTTCGGATGCCAAATTCTGGGGATCTTTACAACAGAACATTTGGGATGTGA
- the LOC114377028 gene encoding uncharacterized protein LOC114377028 isoform X3 codes for MDALLYIYTILSVLIDDLVDLWCLRPIMSDEGERTCPLCAEEMDLTDQQLKPCKCGYEICVWCWHHIMDMAEKDDTEGRCPACRSPYDKEKIVGTAANCDRLVNGVNIEKRMKTQKTKSKSTDGRKQLSSVRVIQRNLVYIVGLPLNLADEDLLQRREYFSQYGKVLKVSMSRTAAGVIQQFPNDTCSVYITYSKEEEAIRCIQNVHGFVLEGRPLRACFGTTKYCHAWLRNVPCSNPDCLYLHEIGSQEDSFTKDEIISAYTSRVQQITGATNNMQRRSGNVLPPPLDDNMNSSSAKPIVKNSSSQNSVSTVRGSPPNGIYGKNMALPTSAAWGTQVTNCQPPAGGLSYPNGPSKPKPDTGSSTLVFSAAVTGSIQASDVTKRPPSSNGSHSMTPRVKSELLKPVKQYNNSVDSLVSEGEKTLASDVSPMLVNLNRQLSPLPLSRDSDGNCTTANTINSTNMIGQSCNFGLEEAMTATNEEIQNLSNELSSINIDRNAEHCGITKPNNSPPTDHALIKSPQIQGSQYNVDRFRDEITTDVAGKATSDFLVCNSTEQCDWKLDSQSLVVSDTAEIDDDVTSFDNQRLKDPEVVCRSYFPKSTRFLQASNHSSPCLLQHGEPCTAINAGSVSADDRVRDESMLHASNILCNGHPEKLVSSSSYGLLHDERNGHIIQRLVGEAVNSGHDIARDKGESSIISNILSMDFDTWDDSLTSPHNLAKLLGDNTDNQPGPLNKSSSWKGHSNNQSRFSFARQEESKIQMFDPHASYGVSHQRPNRTVFLNCAERDLYMDKLGIANGFSTSNFEEAENMVSGHSIASSNKFSAISRAQVSAPPGFSIPSRLPPPGFSSHERVEQAFDSISGNSLLDHSSLLRNSYQTPSAGNLGSAGDIEFMDPAIMAVGKGRLQGALNSPALDIRSNFMPQLNYFENDARLQLLMQRSLVPQQNLRFSEIGNTFSQLGDSYAVSSRLDQSQVSNLGPFQQLSLQQSTNAVLSNGQWDGWNEVQSGNGLGVAELLRNERLGFNKFYSGYDDSKFRMPNSGDLYNRTFGM; via the exons ATGGATGCTTTATTGTATATCTATACGATTCTCTCTGTTCTGATTGATGATTTAGTTGATCTGTGGTGTCTCAG GCCAATCATGAGTGACGAAGGAGAAAGAACTTGTCCTCTCTGTGCTGAAGAGATGGATTTGACAGATCAGCAATTGAAGCCTTGCAAATGCGGTTATGAG ATCTGTGTCTGGTGCTGGCACCACATAATGGACATGGCTGAGAAGGATGACACTGAGGGGCGATGCCCCGCATGTCGATCTCCTTATGATAAGGAAAAGATTGTTGGGACAGCTGCAAACTGTGACAG ATTGGTGAATGGAGTTAATATTGAGAAAAGGATGAAGACTCAGAAAACGAAGTCTAAATCAACTGATGGGCGTAAGCAGCTCAGCAGTGTGCGAGTGATTCAGAGGAACCTTGTTTACATAGTTGGGTTGCCTCTCAATCTTGCAGATGAAGAT CTTCTTCAGCGAAGAGAGTATTTTAGTCAGTATGGGAAGGTCTTAAAAGTGTCAATGTCTCGAACAGCAGCTGGTGTCATTCAACAGTTTCCGAATGATACCTGCAGTGT ATATATAACTTATTCAAAGGAAGAGGAAGCAATTCGTTGTATTCAAAATGTACATGGTTTTGTTTTGGAGGGTAGACCTTTAAG GGCTTGTTTTGGAACCACAAAATATTGTCATGCATGGCTCCGGAATGTG CCTTGCAGCAATCCGGATTGTCTGTATTTGCATGAGATTGGCTCTCAAGAAGATAGTTTTACCAAGGATGAAATAATTTCAGCATACACTAG TCGAGTTCAACAAATCACTGGTGCCACAAACAATATGCAACGGCGGTCAGGGAATGTATTACCTCCTCCACTGGATGACAATATGAATAGTTCATCTGCAAAGCCTATTGTTAAAAATTCTTCAAGT CAGAACTCTGTTAGCACTGTAAGAGGTTCACCTCCAAATGGAATATATGGGAAAAATATGGCCCTTCCTACTAGTGCTGCATG GGGTACTCAGGTCACAAATTGTCAGCCCCCTGCTGGAGGTCTATCATATCCAAATGGGCCATCCAAGCCAAAACCTGATACAGGCAGCAGCACACTGGTATTTTCTGCAGCTGTTACAGGCTCAATTCAGGCTTCTGATGTTACAAAGAGGCCACCATCGAGTAATGGGAGTCATAGTATGACACCTAGAGTGAAAAGTGAATTGTTGAAACCTGTCAAACAATATAACAATAGTGTGGACAGTCTGGTTAGTGAAGGAGAAAAAACTTTAGCTTCTGATGTTTCTCCTATGCTTGTGAATTTGAACAGGCAGTTGTCTCCTCTACCGTTGTCCCGAGATAGTGATGGAAATTGTACTACAGCAAACACAATAAATTCTACTAACATGATTGGACAGTCTTGTAACTTTGGTCTTGAGGAAGCAATGACTGCTACCAATGAAGAGATTCAGAATTTGTCCAACGAGTTGTCCTCAATTAACATTGATAGAAATGCCGAACATTGCGGTATAACCAAACCTAATAATAGCCCACCTACTGATCATGCATTGATTaaatctcctcaaattcaagGATCACAGTATAATGTTGACAGATTTAGAGATGAAATAACTACAGATGTGGCTGGTAAAGCTACCTCAGATTTTTTGGTTTGTAATTCTACTGAACAGTGTGATTGGAAATTGGATTCTCAATCTCTAGTAGTATCAGATACTGCTGAAATTGATGATGATGTGACATCTTTTGATAATCAAAGACTCAAGGATCCAGAAGTTGTTTGTCGTTCTTATTTTCCAAAGTCAACCAGATTCCTGCAAGCATCAAACCATTCTAGCCCTTGTCTTCTGCAGCATGGTGAACCTTGTACTGCCATAAATGCAGGTTCTGTATCTGCTGATGATAGAGTTCGAGATGAATCTATGTTACATGCATCCAATATATTATGTAATGGTCACCCTGAAAAATTGGTCAGCAGCAGCTCCTATGGTCTGCTTCATGATGAAAGAAATGGGCATATCATTCAAAGATTAGTTGGTGAAGCAGTTAATTCTGGACATGATATTGCTAGGGATAAAGGTGAAAGTAgtataatttctaatatattgTCCATGGACTTTGATACCTGGGATGACTCACTAACATCACCTCATAATTTAGCGAAGTTGTTGGGTGACAATACTGATAACCAGCCTGGTCCTTTAAACAAATCTAGTTCTTGGAAAGGTCACAGTAACAATCAATCAAGGTTTTCTTTTGCAAGGCAGGAGGAATCCAAAATCCAAATGTTTGATCCACATGCATCTTATGGTGTCAGCCATCAACGGCCAAACCGTACAGTCTTCCTGAATTGTGCAGAAAGAGACTTGTATATGGATAAGTTGGGCATTGCAAATGGATTTTCTACCAGTAACTTTGAGGAAGCTGAAAATATGGTCAGTGGTCATTCCATTGCATCTTCTAATAAGTTTTCTG CCATCTCAAGAGCACAAGTTTCAGCCCCGCCAGGATTTTCCATTCCAAGCAGGTTGCCACCACCTGGTTTTTCTTCCCATGAGAGAGTGGAGCAGGCTTTTGATTCCATTTCTG GGAATTCTTTGCTTGACCATTCTtccctcttgagaaattcatatCAGACACCTTCAGCTGGAAACCTTGGTAGTGCAGGGGACATTGAATTTATGGACCCTGCTATTATGGCAGTTGGCAAAGGGAGACTTCAAGGTGCACTGAACAGTCCGGCACTGGACATTCGATCTAATTTCATGCCACAATTAAATTACTTTGAAAATGATGCTAGACTACAATTATTGATGCAAAGATCTCTTGTACCACAGCAAAACCTTAGATTTTCTGAAATTGGGAATACTTTTTCTCAACTTGGTGATTCCTATGCTGTTTCTTCGAGGTTAGACCAATCACAAGTCAGTAATCTAGGCCCATTCCAACAGCTGTCTCTGCAGCAGTCTACAAATGCCGTCTTGTCTAATGGGCAATGGGATGGGTGGAATGAGGTGCAGAGTGGAAATGGTTTGGGTGTGGCTGAGCTTTTGAGAAATGAAAGACTtggattcaataaattttactcAGGATATGATGATTCAAAATTTCGGATGCCAAATTCTGGGGATCTTTACAACAGAACATTTGGGATGTGA
- the LOC114377028 gene encoding uncharacterized protein LOC114377028 isoform X4, with product MDALLYIYTILSVLIDDLVDLWCLRPIMSDEGERTCPLCAEEMDLTDQQLKPCKCGYEICVWCWHHIMDMAEKDDTEGRCPACRSPYDKEKIVGTAANCDRLVNGVNIEKRMKTQKTKSKSTDGRKQLSSVRVIQRNLVYIVGLPLNLADEDLLQRREYFSQYGKVLKVSMSRTAAGVIQQFPNDTCSVYITYSKEEEAIRCIQNVHGFVLEGRPLRACFGTTKYCHAWLRNVPCSNPDCLYLHEIGSQEDSFTKDEIISAYTSRVQQITGATNNMQRRSGNVLPPPLDDNMNSSSAKPIVKNSSSNSVSTVRGSPPNGIYGKNMALPTSAAWGTQVTNCQPPAGGLSYPNGPSKPKPDTGSSTLVFSAAVTGSIQASDVTKRPPSSNGSHSMTPRVKSELLKPVKQYNNSVDSLVSEGEKTLASDVSPMLVNLNRQLSPLPLSRDSDGNCTTANTINSTNMIGQSCNFGLEEAMTATNEEIQNLSNELSSINIDRNAEHCGITKPNNSPPTDHALIKSPQIQGSQYNVDRFRDEITTDVAGKATSDFLVCNSTEQCDWKLDSQSLVVSDTAEIDDDVTSFDNQRLKDPEVVCRSYFPKSTRFLQASNHSSPCLLQHGEPCTAINAGSVSADDRVRDESMLHASNILCNGHPEKLVSSSSYGLLHDERNGHIIQRLVGEAVNSGHDIARDKGESSIISNILSMDFDTWDDSLTSPHNLAKLLGDNTDNQPGPLNKSSSWKGHSNNQSRFSFARQEESKIQMFDPHASYGVSHQRPNRTVFLNCAERDLYMDKLGIANGFSTSNFEEAENMVSGHSIASSNKFSAISRAQVSAPPGFSIPSRLPPPGFSSHERVEQAFDSISGNSLLDHSSLLRNSYQTPSAGNLGSAGDIEFMDPAIMAVGKGRLQGALNSPALDIRSNFMPQLNYFENDARLQLLMQRSLVPQQNLRFSEIGNTFSQLGDSYAVSSRLDQSQVSNLGPFQQLSLQQSTNAVLSNGQWDGWNEVQSGNGLGVAELLRNERLGFNKFYSGYDDSKFRMPNSGDLYNRTFGM from the exons ATGGATGCTTTATTGTATATCTATACGATTCTCTCTGTTCTGATTGATGATTTAGTTGATCTGTGGTGTCTCAG GCCAATCATGAGTGACGAAGGAGAAAGAACTTGTCCTCTCTGTGCTGAAGAGATGGATTTGACAGATCAGCAATTGAAGCCTTGCAAATGCGGTTATGAG ATCTGTGTCTGGTGCTGGCACCACATAATGGACATGGCTGAGAAGGATGACACTGAGGGGCGATGCCCCGCATGTCGATCTCCTTATGATAAGGAAAAGATTGTTGGGACAGCTGCAAACTGTGACAG ATTGGTGAATGGAGTTAATATTGAGAAAAGGATGAAGACTCAGAAAACGAAGTCTAAATCAACTGATGGGCGTAAGCAGCTCAGCAGTGTGCGAGTGATTCAGAGGAACCTTGTTTACATAGTTGGGTTGCCTCTCAATCTTGCAGATGAAGAT CTTCTTCAGCGAAGAGAGTATTTTAGTCAGTATGGGAAGGTCTTAAAAGTGTCAATGTCTCGAACAGCAGCTGGTGTCATTCAACAGTTTCCGAATGATACCTGCAGTGT ATATATAACTTATTCAAAGGAAGAGGAAGCAATTCGTTGTATTCAAAATGTACATGGTTTTGTTTTGGAGGGTAGACCTTTAAG GGCTTGTTTTGGAACCACAAAATATTGTCATGCATGGCTCCGGAATGTG CCTTGCAGCAATCCGGATTGTCTGTATTTGCATGAGATTGGCTCTCAAGAAGATAGTTTTACCAAGGATGAAATAATTTCAGCATACACTAG TCGAGTTCAACAAATCACTGGTGCCACAAACAATATGCAACGGCGGTCAGGGAATGTATTACCTCCTCCACTGGATGACAATATGAATAGTTCATCTGCAAAGCCTATTGTTAAAAATTCTTCAAGT AACTCTGTTAGCACTGTAAGAGGTTCACCTCCAAATGGAATATATGGGAAAAATATGGCCCTTCCTACTAGTGCTGCATG GGGTACTCAGGTCACAAATTGTCAGCCCCCTGCTGGAGGTCTATCATATCCAAATGGGCCATCCAAGCCAAAACCTGATACAGGCAGCAGCACACTGGTATTTTCTGCAGCTGTTACAGGCTCAATTCAGGCTTCTGATGTTACAAAGAGGCCACCATCGAGTAATGGGAGTCATAGTATGACACCTAGAGTGAAAAGTGAATTGTTGAAACCTGTCAAACAATATAACAATAGTGTGGACAGTCTGGTTAGTGAAGGAGAAAAAACTTTAGCTTCTGATGTTTCTCCTATGCTTGTGAATTTGAACAGGCAGTTGTCTCCTCTACCGTTGTCCCGAGATAGTGATGGAAATTGTACTACAGCAAACACAATAAATTCTACTAACATGATTGGACAGTCTTGTAACTTTGGTCTTGAGGAAGCAATGACTGCTACCAATGAAGAGATTCAGAATTTGTCCAACGAGTTGTCCTCAATTAACATTGATAGAAATGCCGAACATTGCGGTATAACCAAACCTAATAATAGCCCACCTACTGATCATGCATTGATTaaatctcctcaaattcaagGATCACAGTATAATGTTGACAGATTTAGAGATGAAATAACTACAGATGTGGCTGGTAAAGCTACCTCAGATTTTTTGGTTTGTAATTCTACTGAACAGTGTGATTGGAAATTGGATTCTCAATCTCTAGTAGTATCAGATACTGCTGAAATTGATGATGATGTGACATCTTTTGATAATCAAAGACTCAAGGATCCAGAAGTTGTTTGTCGTTCTTATTTTCCAAAGTCAACCAGATTCCTGCAAGCATCAAACCATTCTAGCCCTTGTCTTCTGCAGCATGGTGAACCTTGTACTGCCATAAATGCAGGTTCTGTATCTGCTGATGATAGAGTTCGAGATGAATCTATGTTACATGCATCCAATATATTATGTAATGGTCACCCTGAAAAATTGGTCAGCAGCAGCTCCTATGGTCTGCTTCATGATGAAAGAAATGGGCATATCATTCAAAGATTAGTTGGTGAAGCAGTTAATTCTGGACATGATATTGCTAGGGATAAAGGTGAAAGTAgtataatttctaatatattgTCCATGGACTTTGATACCTGGGATGACTCACTAACATCACCTCATAATTTAGCGAAGTTGTTGGGTGACAATACTGATAACCAGCCTGGTCCTTTAAACAAATCTAGTTCTTGGAAAGGTCACAGTAACAATCAATCAAGGTTTTCTTTTGCAAGGCAGGAGGAATCCAAAATCCAAATGTTTGATCCACATGCATCTTATGGTGTCAGCCATCAACGGCCAAACCGTACAGTCTTCCTGAATTGTGCAGAAAGAGACTTGTATATGGATAAGTTGGGCATTGCAAATGGATTTTCTACCAGTAACTTTGAGGAAGCTGAAAATATGGTCAGTGGTCATTCCATTGCATCTTCTAATAAGTTTTCTG CCATCTCAAGAGCACAAGTTTCAGCCCCGCCAGGATTTTCCATTCCAAGCAGGTTGCCACCACCTGGTTTTTCTTCCCATGAGAGAGTGGAGCAGGCTTTTGATTCCATTTCTG GGAATTCTTTGCTTGACCATTCTtccctcttgagaaattcatatCAGACACCTTCAGCTGGAAACCTTGGTAGTGCAGGGGACATTGAATTTATGGACCCTGCTATTATGGCAGTTGGCAAAGGGAGACTTCAAGGTGCACTGAACAGTCCGGCACTGGACATTCGATCTAATTTCATGCCACAATTAAATTACTTTGAAAATGATGCTAGACTACAATTATTGATGCAAAGATCTCTTGTACCACAGCAAAACCTTAGATTTTCTGAAATTGGGAATACTTTTTCTCAACTTGGTGATTCCTATGCTGTTTCTTCGAGGTTAGACCAATCACAAGTCAGTAATCTAGGCCCATTCCAACAGCTGTCTCTGCAGCAGTCTACAAATGCCGTCTTGTCTAATGGGCAATGGGATGGGTGGAATGAGGTGCAGAGTGGAAATGGTTTGGGTGTGGCTGAGCTTTTGAGAAATGAAAGACTtggattcaataaattttactcAGGATATGATGATTCAAAATTTCGGATGCCAAATTCTGGGGATCTTTACAACAGAACATTTGGGATGTGA